The nucleotide window ctcaaaataccacagaacGGTCGCTGTGTATGTCTATGATGAATCGCTCATAATCGTACTCGCAAGTGCGTGCAAGTGGCCAATAATATAAAAGCCATTTTAATGCTGCCGCGTGCACTAGGATTCAATGTTTGATGtatgcctaattaattcctatttggttttttcattttggtttttggtttttgcttttttctatgacaacgttactgcaattaggtgtacACACAGGcaacaaagaaaatttcaatttaGTTGCTTTGTTTTAGAAATCCCAGTGCGCAATTTGCTCTCCTCTATGGCGTTTTTTTTTACCGTGTGACcaccagctgcaaagggcccttTGAAAGACCACAAAACCATAACCAAACCCTAACGaaaccaataaaaaatataaCAGCTTCTTGCATCGAGGTAAACCCAAATTGTCATTATAAATGAGATTTCCTTGTTTCTATGACTGAACACACTTTGGTCAAGTTTATTCTGAATAACTTCTTTATAAATTAGGATTAAATAGTTACTCTCATCCGGAATAATTTAGCTTGAAAAAGACAATAGAACGAAAACCCTGAGTGAGTAGAAAAACTAGCAGGAACGCCAAGAGAAGCGACGAATTCCTCTTCCATAGTACAGACTTGAGCGTACCCAGAATCCGACAAGATGTCACCAAGCTAGCAGCGATGAACTCCGACAATAATTCTCGATCCGGTACTGGAAATAACATTGTCTTTGTTAGTGACTTATTGGCGGGATCCTCTTTAAGGATCGTTTGAAGTTTGGGGCTGATAAAAACTGCTCGCCTGCAAGCATGTTACAAAATGTAACCTGAAAACATAAGGGATCCATCAATTTTCATGGTTAGCATCGCGAAATCGTGCATTTTTGCACATTTGCAGTTCTTTTTTACCACCGAAAGCGGATAACGCCAACTTACATAACGTTTCAAAACATGAAAGACATATCTTTTTGTCTACCAACGCAAAACGCCTCGATAACCAGTTCTATGTGTAAAATGACCGAAAACAGAAAGGGTTCACTATCGTGTTTAACTTATTAGGAATGTAGGGAACAAAGTAAAACGTGGATCAAGGAGTGAACATTTTGTCAACCACACCCCCACCACTAATTTTTGTAGCTCTTTGTACGGTTTTTCCGGGCGAAGGCTAACGTCTTTCTGAAGCACCCTTATCTTCTTTTAGGTCTACTCTTAGCGGATTTACAGCGGCCGGAAGTGGAGCGCGTAATGTTCTGTGGGTTCACCCCTCTGACAGAAATGCCCCCGTCTGGGCTTAACCGAGTTAAGGAAATTCTGCGTTGCGAAAAGTAACTTTTTCCTGGCTTAATGCCCTTGTTTACGGCATTTTCTGTCGAAGAGgttgcacaattttttttcgctgCTGCCTTTACTTCATTCTTACATGGAGGGTCAAACGTTCTAGCTAATTCAACAATGTCATAACATTCCGTTGCTTTCAGAGCGTACTGGTTGCGAAGAGACTGGAACGAGGAAGACACAATCCGTGGGCTAGCGCATGATGTTCTTTGAGTCACTGCTGGTCTTGGAGAACACTTTTCACATTTTGGCGCTGACGGTTGTTTACGTACATCTTTCGTTTGAATGGTCAAACAGTGCGAAGCGCTGAGATGATTCGTTGAGTTGACTCCGCTTGAAGGCTTCGAGGTGGGAGTACGAGAGCGAGCTTTCATTGGCGAGCGCGCCTCGGGGTAAAGCGAACCCGGGACGAATGAAATTCCCGGCTGGTATCCACTATTGCGAAATGTCTGCACGCCGTCAGAACTGTCATCGCAAACTTGAGAAGCCATATGATTTGACAAACTCGTTTTTCCGGCTGAAGATGAGCGTTTCAGTCTGTTAACAACCGATTTCGCGCGGGTTAGCTGAGGTGCGATCACTCTCGCAGATTGCGTCCTCGAGTTGGACGTTGCGTTGAGTGCTTGCTTACTTCCCTGTTTCACTCTCTCGTCTTTGTACATTTCCCATAGAACAGTCTCCTCTTTCAAATCTTCTAACTCTCTTAATCTGAGCATGAACGGATCTGTTTTCTTCGAACCTGTAAAGCATGCATCCTCCACAGTTTCGTCGACCCAAGTCTGTGGATAAGGGTCGTGAAAGCTAAACTGAGAATCCACGGGAGAATGCTGATCTGGGGCAAAAAGTTTTATAAACTGTGAATCGCTTTGTTCCCATTCCTGTTTAGCTTGGACATCAATCTCCGCTAAATCCCTTTCTCGTTTTAATCGATCGATGAGTTTACACGAGGAGCGTTTGGTGCTGCTTCGAGAAGTGGGCCGAGCGGGTGGAGGAGATGCAACACGAGAAGGAGGGACGGAAAAAGAAGAAGGGTACTGCAGAGGCACTGGAGCGCAGACACTCCTGAAACGAAAATATCAAGACAAGAACCTTTCAGCTCTAGTTGGTAAttcatgagcccaacaaatatGACCCGCACGCCACTGACTCAGTAGAACATTGCATCAGTATTTCAGAGGTCACGGGTTTTTCAAACCCGCCGAAATCTCCAGAACTAACTGAAACCATCCTCTTGTGTATTCAACTCTAATTGACTGAGCAAGGTTTCATCTTGAAAAAGTTTGGCTAACATTTCAATCGCTTCTTCTCTTCAGTGGCCTAATTTGAACAATAATCTTGGTACTATGCCCCTCTAATTATCGGTTTTCATTCACTTGATCGGTGACAACGccttttttgtctgtttttgtttgttttgtctcttttttgGGAAAAAGACGAGGTAATATTtccataaaaataaaattaagtttCCAGACGATTATCGGCGGCCGTTTCTGTATTCAGGGCAATCCAGTATGGCCCCCGTGACGTCACCCGCCGAAAATAAATGTATCACTTGAAAAAATCGAAGCAATCCAAGAAACCTCGGCCATTTcatagtaaaacaaaacaatctgGCATGATTATCTCTACAACACCACAGGCCAACCACTTTCCACCAACCTTTCTTGCCTATTGCTTGGTCTTGCTAGGTAGCTGGAGCAGCTTGGTCCTAAGTCGTTACAAGGTTCATAGGGCGCTTCTGTGGCAGGAATCTCTCTCTTACTCATAGCTAGAGCCAGTTGGCTTCGACGCAAGGATGGACTACTTATTCCTCCATTGTTCATGTGATGCTGAAGAgaaaggacaaacaaagagaatTAGGATTCCCTCACGTTGATGAGATACTTTACGCGTGAATTTTATGAAAAGGAACTGGAGTATTTCAACTCGTTCTGGGAAAAACGCTACGTTTGGGCCACGAGGCTGCAAACCATAAATCTATACAACGACGAAGAAATGCTAAAAAATTCATGAGGTAATGATGTACAAGCCTAACGCTACCATGCTTTGAAATACTGAAGGCCCTCCACAGCTTATGTAGTTAGTTcttggttaaaaaaagaaaacggcgATGCTAGCAACATGTTTAAGACCCATTCCACGGCCAACATTTAATTTATAGGTCCGCTTAACGGCTAATGGTTAATTTTTAGGTTCGTTTAACGGAAAATGGTTAGTGGACCCTCTTCACAGAATGCGACCCTGAAGACGCACTTAACACCTACAACCCAGCAAATAACAAATAAAGTGATGCAAGTGATTTTCCATCACCTGAGCAATTGAGAGAAGTACAAGCAAACTCATTCCCAGTGGTCTTTCTCCCAACCTCAACAGGATTAGGATCAGTCTACTTTGTCGACCACAATAAAGTGTTTTTTGTTattaaatttctagtttctaaagaaactgtgggtgctgcgtcggtgggagagatcaaaacaaaaatttggttttatcaaacgagttgataaaggtgaaattaccaccgtgaaagatttggaaagctgacgtttcgagcgttagcccttcgtcagagcgaagtcATTtggcattcgctctgacgaagggctaacgctcgaaacgtcagctttccaaatctttcacggtggtaatttcacctttatcaactcgtttgataaaaccaaatttttgttttttgttattgttgtcttgttttgttttattctttttctttcttttttttccaggttCCTGTTACAGTTAGACATAGTTCAACTATTGAGAGTATTGAGACTGGAAGCACAGCTCAAGCACTAATCCAGAACTCAGAATCACACATTTCAACTGAaagcgatttttaaaatggcaaaaatcCATTCCAAACAAAAACGTTCTATCccaatcgcaaaaaaaaaaaaaacagtcccGGCGCAATATTAAAAGTCGACAATCCTGATAAGTAACGAATGAAAAGTTTCGTCTGTAAAGAAACTATGGTACTGGGTCCATAGGGaggtgaaacacgaaaatttggcatcaCAAGAGTTGGTAAAGGTCAAGCTACCACCGTATCAGGATTGCGAAGCTCtatttcgagcgttaacccttcgtcagtgCGAAAGGTCCGGACGACAAATAAACCTCCGCAAAAATCAAATTGCCATTAAAGATTGCCTAATTTCAGTTATCATGCTTCCGACTTAAAGATTGGCGTTTTAAATAGTCATTGATAAAAAGATCTATAACCAAGATTTACAGCAAATGTCAAGCGACAGGCTTCTTGTTCAAAACAATGACACTTTTCTTTTCCTGACTTCTCTTCTCAATATTGACACCAAGTTGTAgatattagtagtagtagtagtagtagtagcttTTAAGGGTACatccaatagctgttattacagttgagcccgcggacaaattttcttttgtttacaattgCATGCatacgaggctaaggggtcaatacaatgggaaatgacccattagcctcgcttatgtgtcaagaccgctggtaactgtaataacagctattaaaaTGGGTCTAAACATAGACCAGttacattaaaatttaaaataaaaaataaaacctaAAATAGGGATTTAAAAGTGATAAGAACATATTAGAACCATATTATTAAAAACTTAAGATACATAATTCTTCATTGCGACTATTAAAAGTCAATGGCTTAAAAATTCATCAAGGGCATTTCCTTTAATGGAAGTCTTAAAAACATTAATGACTCTATGTTTGCTAAACTTTCTGGAAGGTTATTCCAAAGCTGAGAAGCCCTATATGAGAACGATATATGAGAAATATCGATGACCTGTTGCTGATCTAAAAAATGGTATATTAAGCTTATCTTTATTCCTAGCCGGTATTTCTTCTATGCACCTGGCTCAGTTCTTGTTGTGAACTTTCAGTTTACACAAGGATGGTGGGGCTAATCCCTTTATACATTTAAAAGCCATTAAAGTGACGCAAAGAATTAGGTTGAAATCAAATACATTTCATTGATTTTTCAATGAAAGCAAGTTTCAATCGGACATTTAACGTTTGCCCCTGTGCACGTTAAGCATTCTCTATTTGCCCGGCAATATCAGCGAAATCGAATACacgactttcatgtatcaacaccAACGAAATCTGTTCCTATATTTCACTTGCATGGGATCTCTAAAATTCTTTAACCATATGTATCCATCGAAAAACTGAAAGTACTTAAAACAAGGCATAAGTATGATTCTGAATGGAaaaattttcgaaaacttgGTGGGACAACCGAATGATGACGTTCGGAGTTTGCCGTTAACAGGAATGTAAATCTCGATTTTACCATTAACAGGCAAATGTAAATAGTTCAACCGTAGCCAGACGATAACACCCACCTGTGTTTGAAGACTTTTTAAAAAGTGAAACAatgtttgctttgaaaacaaagcCACAGGCCGGCAAAAAGAGCGCTCTACTTTCCAggattgaaaatgaaaaatagcCTGACAACAAAGCAACCACATCCAGAAGTTTCTTTTCAATTGCCACCTGTATATTCTCACCTAGTTACTGACAAATTTATTCACAGGAATCgatgattatttttttgttttgttttgatgaaCGTTTTACCGGTCAAATCAAAGGCGAAAGTGTCAGCCGTCTTGCGTAGAAACCAGGTACGAAAAATAAAGATAGGAAAATATTGATAGTCGTTTTTTGTCCCACAGCGAAGTACCGTCTTGAGTAGTGCCAGCAAAGAAGTGTCTTGAGTACCGtcctcggcctgcggcctcgggcgGTATCCAAGACCTcaggcacagtttttcccaatacggacctcccggctggtgaataacctatatatatatatactactttaattcatttttgtctcCGTGAAACTGGAAAAATCTGAGAACTCGTTGTTTTACTCGTGAGTAAAtctatttttttcaattgttaAAGGTATCAAGAACAATGGGAAGTTTCATGCAAATTCTGTGATCGGCTTGAAGTCAaatcagaataaaaaaaaaaacagtactaCATACACGTTAATTATGTAACTAGTGGCCCTCAAAGAAACATGAAAAGTACCTTAAAACTGTAATTCGTTTGCTGGTTCATACATTGATTGACTTCTCGCACTTGCTGTGTAAGTCGCTTGAATAGTTCCTTTGAAGAAAAGGTACAAGATTGGGATAGATTCATCTTATAGAAAGTCAAAACGTCAAAATAATTTGTCATCATTgacattaataacaataatagtaataatactcATAATCATCATCACCATATTTTTATTCTCTTAGTTTTAATTAGTGGGGCTAAAGAGCTCTACTTATTGGGGTCAGACTacaagtcaaatcaaatcaaatgctggtttttggtGACAGAGGAAAACTTCTTTAGTTAAATCTTCTCATCTTAGACAAGAGAACAAACTAACTCAAACTAACATATAGAATTGAGACCCAGGTCAAACCCAGGCCTCGTTGGTGGACGACAGTGCTCTAAGCATTGCACAACAAACCTGCACCTGCTTCGACATATTTTAGAAATTATTTCTAAACATAGGTGCCAGAAAGCCCATAGATCCATTATATGAGTACAATTTAAGAGAAACCCAGAACTCATTTAATACATAATAACTTTCAAAGAACGAGAAATGTATATAGAATTCCTGGTTTAAGCCTATTGCTCACAATTGTGATAGCAATTGCTCATCTGTTTTTGATGAGCGTAATTCCATAGTTACTAGAAACTCAAGTTGGACTTGAGAGTAGAAAAATGTCTAAATTCAAAACTGCTTCCCTACCAGTGTTAATTTAAACTCCTTGACAGTATCTAAAAGACAAAACACTCATAAATGTCAAACATTCTGCAATATGGGGCAAACTTCAataatgaacaaaaaataaGTTAGTGATGGATTTTGTGGCattaattagtatttaccaaatcagtggatagcaatttttgcatgttttgattggcttaatTTGTACTTtggcttaattttgaaatatctacTTGTGATACTTCAAATTTCTCAAGCAGACATATAACCAAATAAAAAAGCATGAATTATAGGCcctatttggcataaatacaaCCCATGATATTTCCAAGTTGCAACAAATTTCATTCACCGATCAGCTCCtgaaaattgtattttatatGTAATATCATTCAAGGGCCAGTCGCTTGAAACATGATAATTTAGCACTAACCATTACACCATTACGTAGTTacgaagtatcgaaacctatacatGCCTATGCTTAAACACTGGTTAACACTAGCCAGGCTTCAAGCAACATggaccaggggcctgtttctcaaaagtcccaaaCCTTTTCAGACCTATTTTGGATACCACAATTCCCATTGTACCTTTGCAATACTGAGGTTTTCAGgcatcaaactttgcaatcctcttggttaTTTCacatattaaaaacatgttaaaagatcagcttttcaaaacatgtggattgaagtttgacaactggctttttgggcctgaaaagttctagggactttcgagaaacaggccctagGGTACAAATTATGCTAATTATCTATACATGAAGCTAAACACTTCACAGCATAACTGTGCaggttttcttcttcttcacaTTTTTTCTTTGGCCAGCTGGTCAATTgcttttcaacaataattattctcaaCGTTAAGGAgtcataataaaataataaaacttatGAGTATTTTTGTGTGTCTGTTTATCACTGCTCAAAAGGGTAATTTCCAAAATGCTTAATGtaccttttttttgtcaagcataCTTCATGAAATTTAAACTATGTATTAATAAAATAAGGAGGTAAGGCTGATTACTGAAACCAtccataataatattataatcgtgtgaataacaaaatgctcgaaaacatgattggttgtcaaccgcccttatttatggcttaattggctgtttcaggtccaaattgTCTGATTTGACCTGcctgattacaaacatttgtaatcacACAGGCCAAATAGGGCAGTtgagcagccaataaaaattatgcccttcatgccactagccagtAAACATAACTACCTATCCCACCGGCCCTTGCCAAATTAAattaaggaaaatttcttacgtgaGCAGATTGACGGGTGcagattaaaaacaaacatggacaaaattaactggttcactgacttttattcagatatgttttcttTAGATTTTGACGGCCCTTTTTTAACCGTTGAGTTAAAAAGCTTCTCGCAATTTGTTATAATTGGCAAAATTAATTGGTAATACaactttgtgtcgtccaattctgGGATAATCATGCTCGTAATTTCACTCCCCaaattactccctgaattgtaatCCTCTCCGTcgtattaccattactaataaAACTACTAGAAACTGTTGCctaaaattacaaattattataatCCACACTTGTGTAATATAACATCTCTTGGATGTGTTGAATCAAGTAGGGTCGAACGAAACATAAATTTAAGATCTTTGTTTTGTACACTGAATAGGAATTTCTCATTTATGACCCTGTCATGGAAATGTTGATTTAAACAATGTCAAATTGTAAAAGTAATTTACAGTTTACAAATGGATAAAAGTATTGAAAGGAAATGTTGAAATCTTTGTTAGCTAGTAACTTCCCACAATTCTTACCGTTGATTTCTTCATCATTCTGCTCGAAAAAGCCAAACGCAGATGCGGATCTAATAGGCGAAGAAGTATAGGAACGATGACTctgcaaatcaaatcaaactcAGATGTTGAATCCAAACATTGAAGTCAAAGTTCTTCATCTTGGAATAATTGCAGCATTATTTTACTCAGACACACTTACTTCGGACTTATCGCATTTgagacaaataattattttctgcaTGTAGCGACTAAAATAGGTTTGTTACCTTTGCTCCGCAAGCCGATTTTTGGCGACGTTGATGTGGGATATGCTTGATACGTCCACGAGTCCAATCTTTGTTTAGGCTTCTGCCACTGTAAATAAGACGAAACAAATTGTCAGTTCTCCATAATCCCCAGACCGAGTGAAAATAGGTCAGGTCATATCAAACAAAGAAATCTTAGACTTTAAGCCGGTGCAAATTTGAATTTAAGAACACTGTGAAGTTAGAAACCTGTGAAAATAATTTCTGTGAGTGACAGATGTAGAGGGATTCGGAATCTGCCAATTTTGTGCGTATACAGCACACAAAGAGGGCTGTACCATAACATATCTTGCTGGGACGGTCATTTTGCAGGTTCCATACTTACAGACTGCATTTTTCATGgttcatttgtttaaaattcaTTGGTTGCTACTCAACTGGAAGAATAGTATACCAAGATTTGATTTGAATTCTCTTAAGGGAACTGGGCACCAAGTTCAGTCGGAACCGGTCGAAGAATCTCGGAAAACAATCGGAAAGCGTTCGTCCCAACCTATTTATACACAGTTAAATAAATCTTCAGTAATTGCAATAATATCataaaagaataacaaataCTGCTCAAATCCTGTTTTACAGGATTGTCGAGTGAGAGTCCCATGATTGAGTTGCGCAACCGATTTCCTTCCTGAACTGTCAAGTTGGATTAGTTTTTCTGGTGTCGGATAATGAGTTCTACAGTAGGGCGCTGCTGTGGCAAAAGCTACGTTTCAAATAGTTATCAAATGTTAATTTATGGAAGGGATCACGCAATTCATAGCCTGTGCCTCGCTCGTTGAATAGTTCCTGCAACTTGAAGTACACTGGGGCCAATCCATGAAGAGGTTTAAACATCATCACGGCTTTTTGTTTTTCCGTTAATTCTCACAGTTACGTAGCTGGTCCCATTTAAGTATTTCAAGAAGTGAGCTTGAATTTACTTCATAATAAACTGTTAGAATCACCCTAGGCAGGACTGCGATTTTTAATTTGTAGTTTGTCATTCACAAGTTTCCGCAGAACGACTTCATGGCCAATAGTATCGAAGGTCTTTTATTTTAAGATCGAGAAATGCTGCGCGATTCAAGAAACCATTGTCAAAATTAATTGACCCGGCCATTCGTTGTTTCAAGTAACGCCGTTCATGTGCTATGAAGTGATCGAACAGAGTCCGATTGATAACTGTGCATTGTAATCGTGAAGTTGTTTGTAAATTGTTCTTTCGAGTATAAAAATTGGCCGATAAGCGGTACCAAGTTCGAATTTTGATCCTTTTTTGTTTATCGCAGTCACCGTGGTAACTTTCCACTTGGAAAAACTCCAGCATACATAGCCACTTTTTGAAAATATTGGCTTAAGATGGCCGAACAATACGACTGGCTAGTTTTAAAAGCTGGCTCAGAAGCCCACACACAGAGTTGGTGCTTGGATctttaagagaaaaaattgCATTAGTTGGCTGCTGTTGATAGGATTCGGTATCATCAGCCGACGACTGTATTTTGCATGCTAAATTTGACCCAATAGTTGCAAAATAGTGATAAAAAGGCCTATACCATTTCAGACGCGGAGTTAATAGTTTCATAATCAATATAATCAATTTTAAGGGAAAGACCCGCTAGAGCGTTCTTGAATTTGACTTCGTGCCGGACTAAACcgaatattttatttctttgaagAAAGAGAGAGGAAGGTGAGAAAGTGAAAAGTGGATCTTTCGCACCGATAGCTCGCAAATAAAAGGTCAATTTGCATCCACACACTGACCGCCTATCGTTGCTTCAGGATTTGCTCTTCACTTACGTTACTTCAATTTGCTCTCAGCAATTTGCGAAAAAGTTTCCTTCAAAATAGCTACCCTCAAggaataataaaattataacaTCAACTACTTTTTAAAGACAAACCGAAACAAGCTCAGCAGCCCTGTCTTTACCGTTCCAAAGGAAGATTTGATCATTTTGTTATCCTATTTAGGTTTGGAGAGCAACCAGATCTCTAAACGCTTTACAAATCTTGTTAGTAAGCTTTATCCTATTGTTAAcctaaaggtttttttttctaaacacTCGTTGCACCAGATCTCTCTTTCCATACAAAGATCGCCTGAATCGTTTACAAAGATCTGAGGTCGTTTCCAAGGCAAGTTATTGGGATTGCGATGAAGTCAAAAGCGGAAAAACGAACAACAGACTTCAGGATAGGAGTTTTAAAGCCCTAGCCAAACAAGAACACACATCAGCTATTGCTGATCACATCAAGCCCACGGGACATAATATAAAATGGGcggatcattttgaaattatcGCGTCCCGAAAAActgattaccactgcaagataaaagaaaccttgtttATACAGGAACTTAACCCCAACTCTCAATACTAATCTAACCAGTTACAAATAGTCACTTTATTAATATGTCACTCCTACTTTAAGTCATACTCAGATCTCTCACTATTTCTGTTAtatttaaatggttaaaaaaaaaccggATACTTTTGAACAATGATGTTGCAACAAACGAAATTAAACGTCAACTCTAAAAACTATTTGAAATACATTACTTCACAATGTTGTATCACGCCTTGTGTGTTACTTTTCTTATGACTGTTCtaacttttcaaaatatctaaATTTTGGCCACTGGCCACAGTAACTATCAAGTAGTAAGTAAAACACACTAAAACAATGtaacataaaataaatcaaaggGCCCTTTGAGTTAAATCATAAATGTGCGAGCTTCATTACAGTAAACAGGTCCCTTCTGAAAAAGTTGCCCTCGATGATTTTAACGACGAGATTTTTTAAATGAGGACCCTGATCCAGTCGTCAATCTCCTCTTCAAAAGTGACTATAGGAATGTAGAAAACTGCAGAGGGTAAAACACTTAGATTAAAGTGATAGCACAACACGGAAAAATTCCTTTATGAACGAAAGCACGTGCGTCGATATTCCTTAGCGACCTCCTTCATCACGTGCAACGCGCCAGAAAATTTGCTAGACCTGTCAGGGGGTTCACACCAAAATCCACCACTTTCAAGACGACAGCGATATATAGTTCACTGCACAATCGCACAGTCACTCAATAACGATGACGTCTTTTACAGAGATCGGGATCTTCACCTCGTACCAAGGGCCAAGAGAGAGGACCATATATTAAATAAAACTACATCTATAAAAACGCTTCCGATGTCTCTATTTATAGTTTTACGAATTTCACTTTACCAATGACATACACTCTTCAAACTATCAAATTATTGCACAAGATTAGCCAGGTGGCATTAGAAATCGATAGAATAGTCAATGGGAAAGGGGGGAGGGTTAAATGAAGTGTCCTAAATTCCGACATCTACCTGATCATTCATGGCTGACCATTTGCTGTAACAAAGGCCTATGGGCTGCTCTCAGCTGGCATTGttgctcagtcggtggagcaacgTTGATCTATTCCAAGCTCGTGGGTTCAATTGAATACCCTAATCAGCGCTTTTCAAGGCTGTCCTCGTGTGGACCCTATTATATGTGGG belongs to Acropora muricata isolate sample 2 chromosome 9, ASM3666990v1, whole genome shotgun sequence and includes:
- the LOC136929693 gene encoding uncharacterized protein isoform X2, which translates into the protein MNFKQMNHEKCSLGRSLNKDWTRGRIKHIPHQRRQKSACGAKSHRSYTSSPIRSASAFGFFEQNDEEINDTVKEFKLTLELFKRLTQQVREVNQCMNQQTNYSFKHHMNNGGISSPSLRRSQLALAMSKREIPATEAPYEPCNDLGPSCSSYLARPSNRQERSVCAPVPLQYPSSFSVPPSRVASPPPARPTSRSSTKRSSCKLIDRLKRERDLAEIDVQAKQEWEQSDSQFIKLFAPDQHSPVDSQFSFHDPYPQTWVDETVEDACFTGSKKTDPFMLRLRELEDLKEETVLWEMYKDERVKQGSKQALNATSNSRTQSARVIAPQLTRAKSVVNRLKRSSSAGKTSLSNHMASQVCDDSSDGVQTFRNSGYQPGISFVPGSLYPEARSPMKARSRTPTSKPSSGVNSTNHLSASHCLTIQTKDVRKQPSAPKCEKCSPRPAVTQRTSCASPRIVSSSFQSLRNQYALKATECYDIVELARTFDPPCKNEVKAAAKKNCATSSTENAVNKGIKPGKSYFSQRRISLTRLSPDGGISVRGVNPQNITRSTSGRCKSAKSRPKRR
- the LOC136929693 gene encoding uncharacterized protein isoform X1, translated to MKNAVCKYGTCKMTVPARYVMVQPSLCAVYAQNWQIPNPSTSVTHRNYFHSGRSLNKDWTRGRIKHIPHQRRQKSACGAKSHRSYTSSPIRSASAFGFFEQNDEEINDTVKEFKLTLELFKRLTQQVREVNQCMNQQTNYSFKHHMNNGGISSPSLRRSQLALAMSKREIPATEAPYEPCNDLGPSCSSYLARPSNRQERSVCAPVPLQYPSSFSVPPSRVASPPPARPTSRSSTKRSSCKLIDRLKRERDLAEIDVQAKQEWEQSDSQFIKLFAPDQHSPVDSQFSFHDPYPQTWVDETVEDACFTGSKKTDPFMLRLRELEDLKEETVLWEMYKDERVKQGSKQALNATSNSRTQSARVIAPQLTRAKSVVNRLKRSSSAGKTSLSNHMASQVCDDSSDGVQTFRNSGYQPGISFVPGSLYPEARSPMKARSRTPTSKPSSGVNSTNHLSASHCLTIQTKDVRKQPSAPKCEKCSPRPAVTQRTSCASPRIVSSSFQSLRNQYALKATECYDIVELARTFDPPCKNEVKAAAKKNCATSSTENAVNKGIKPGKSYFSQRRISLTRLSPDGGISVRGVNPQNITRSTSGRCKSAKSRPKRR